From the genome of Colwellia psychrerythraea 34H, one region includes:
- the hscA gene encoding Fe-S protein assembly chaperone HscA, protein MALLQIAEPGQSTVPHEHRLAAGIDLGTTNSLIASVQSGNASTLSDDQGRDILPSIVSYQAGNVLVGQTAQALSIEDAQNTITSAKRLIGRSLKDIQSKYPSLPYEFCGDENHPEIMTRQGAVNPVQVSAEILKSLNLRAQAALGGELTGVVITVPAHFDDAQRQSTKDAAKLAGVSVLRLLNEPTAAAVAYGLDSGQEGVIAVYDLGGGTFDISILRLNKGVFEVLATGGDSALGGDDFDVVLVDYLVEQAGLVRPLSPSLERQLMQQACFAKEQLTTKEEVDITISLDSDSDWKTSLTKAQLNKLISSLVNKTLRACRRTLKDADITIDEVIEVVMVGGSTRVPLVRSEVEKHFNKTPLTSIDPDKVVAIGAAIQADVLVGNKPDSDMLLLDVTPLSLGLETMGGLVEKVIPRNTTIPVAKAQEFTTFKDGQTAMAVHVLQGERELVEDCRSLARFELRGIPAMTAGAAHIRVTFKVDADGLLSVSAMEKSSGVESSIEVKPSFGLDDNQISQMIKDSMSNAADDMQARMLKEQQVEASRVIESVQAALLADSKLLNSDEITVIENAIKSLAQVSQGQEIKAIENALDKLNDSTAIFAERRMDSSISEALAGQAVDKI, encoded by the coding sequence ATGGCTTTATTACAAATTGCAGAACCCGGTCAAAGCACCGTTCCTCATGAACACAGATTAGCTGCAGGCATCGATCTTGGTACCACAAATTCCTTAATAGCAAGTGTACAAAGCGGTAACGCAAGTACCTTAAGTGATGATCAAGGCCGTGATATATTGCCCTCTATTGTTAGCTATCAGGCAGGTAATGTTTTAGTTGGTCAAACAGCTCAAGCACTTAGCATTGAAGATGCTCAAAATACGATTACTTCTGCAAAACGCTTGATAGGTCGCTCACTTAAAGATATTCAAAGTAAATATCCTTCGTTACCTTATGAGTTTTGTGGTGATGAAAATCATCCTGAAATTATGACTAGACAAGGTGCTGTTAACCCAGTTCAAGTCTCGGCAGAGATATTAAAAAGCTTAAACCTAAGAGCACAAGCGGCTTTAGGTGGAGAGCTCACTGGTGTTGTTATTACTGTCCCGGCTCACTTTGATGATGCCCAAAGGCAAAGTACCAAAGATGCGGCAAAATTGGCGGGTGTTAGTGTGTTGCGTCTATTAAATGAACCAACAGCTGCAGCGGTAGCTTACGGGTTAGACTCAGGCCAAGAAGGCGTTATTGCGGTCTATGATTTAGGCGGTGGTACTTTTGATATCTCTATTTTACGTTTAAACAAAGGCGTATTTGAAGTGTTAGCAACTGGTGGTGATTCTGCGCTAGGTGGCGATGACTTTGATGTCGTTTTAGTTGACTATCTTGTTGAACAAGCCGGTTTAGTAAGACCTTTATCACCTTCGTTAGAGCGTCAACTGATGCAGCAAGCTTGTTTTGCTAAAGAACAGTTAACAACTAAAGAGGAAGTTGATATCACAATTTCTCTTGATAGTGACAGTGATTGGAAAACAAGTTTAACTAAAGCACAGTTAAATAAACTTATTAGCTCATTAGTTAATAAAACATTACGTGCTTGTCGTCGTACGCTCAAAGATGCTGATATTACTATCGATGAAGTAATAGAAGTTGTCATGGTCGGCGGTTCAACTCGTGTACCTTTAGTGCGTAGCGAAGTTGAAAAACACTTTAATAAAACACCGTTAACGTCAATTGACCCTGATAAAGTGGTTGCGATTGGCGCTGCAATTCAAGCAGATGTTTTGGTGGGTAATAAACCTGATAGTGATATGTTATTACTTGATGTTACGCCATTATCTCTTGGTCTAGAGACTATGGGTGGTTTAGTAGAAAAAGTTATTCCACGAAACACCACAATACCTGTTGCAAAAGCGCAAGAATTTACCACATTTAAAGATGGTCAAACGGCCATGGCCGTTCACGTCTTACAAGGTGAGCGTGAATTAGTTGAGGATTGTCGTTCGTTAGCCCGTTTTGAATTACGCGGCATTCCTGCAATGACTGCTGGTGCAGCTCATATTCGTGTAACGTTTAAAGTTGATGCGGATGGTTTACTCTCTGTCTCGGCGATGGAAAAGTCATCTGGTGTGGAATCGAGCATTGAAGTTAAACCTTCTTTTGGTCTTGATGACAATCAAATTAGTCAGATGATCAAAGATTCAATGAGCAATGCGGCTGATGATATGCAAGCGCGTATGTTGAAAGAGCAACAAGTTGAAGCCTCACGCGTTATAGAGTCTGTTCAAGCTGCTTTATTGGCTGACAGTAAGCTACTTAATAGTGATGAAATTACGGTTATTGAAAACGCAATTAAGTCACTTGCTCAGGTTAGCCAAGGTCAAGAAATTAAAGCGATAGAAAATGCACTGGATAAGTTAAACGACAGTACAGCAATATTTGCTGAACGTCGTATGGATAGTTCAATTAGTGAAGCCCTTGCAGGCCAAGCAGTTGATAAAATTTAG
- the fdx gene encoding ISC system 2Fe-2S type ferredoxin, with amino-acid sequence MPKIIFLPNEELCPDGAVVEAEKGESVLNVALRNDIGIEHACEKVCACTTCHIIIREGFDSIEEGDELEEDMLDKAWGLEPESRLSCQSIVGDEDLVVDIPKYTVNMVSETH; translated from the coding sequence ATGCCAAAAATTATATTTTTACCTAATGAAGAGTTATGCCCAGATGGCGCAGTAGTTGAAGCCGAAAAAGGTGAGAGCGTGTTAAACGTAGCCTTAAGAAATGACATTGGTATCGAACATGCTTGTGAAAAAGTATGTGCTTGTACTACGTGTCATATCATCATTCGAGAAGGTTTTGACTCTATCGAAGAAGGCGATGAACTTGAAGAAGATATGCTTGATAAAGCATGGGGTTTGGAGCCTGAATCTCGCCTAAGCTGCCAATCTATTGTTGGTGATGAAGACTTAGTCGTCGATATACCTAAATACACAGTTAATATGGTTTCTGAAACACACTAG
- a CDS encoding putative bifunctional diguanylate cyclase/phosphodiesterase, whose amino-acid sequence MTRSELELNKYMQRDAAALLYGNAVSGIVISLITSSFLVFMFSNPLTDSFKHMWWWGMSILLVLRMVDVIIWKTKLQHTDFDGEKAVKRYITGVNPTAIMWAIYLVYITKYNSSVELTTTLIAIAAMAGGSATILAAHKYTAMFYAFILLSPASIGLLLSDQHALQLLGFLGVSYSIVMLITSKKSADFTRNTLFLKNENKVLVHQMEEKVEQRTRKIYELSNLDSLTGLYNRTAFLKHLKTALASSNKPFALLFIDLDGFKKINDSIGHQAGDQILKKSAERLKQWSFDTKLLCRWGGDEFLMVLADTDEVSAVGVSKQLIEVLSAPHNTEHSVLSVGATIGIALYPEHAKTEDRLIQSADMAMYYQKKQARSTVGVFSKQMDKLYSYELRLKNELTQSIEKEQLRLVFQPIISSKNDEVVAFEALLRWQLDEENIPPDDFISIAEQYGLIHKIGAWVLRNACLQASQWSSEQPLSVCVNVSVIQLQDENFIAIVDDALSNSTLPGDLLHIEITESVFAADTSIISNQIKRLQARKIKVSIDDFGTGYSSLSVIQDLAINMVKIDRSFVNKMNTNGHAIISAVMHIASSLDFLVIAEGVETEAQARELQKLGVHFLQGYHYSKPIEIEDIDSYLTNMTLDKQYLLNK is encoded by the coding sequence TTGACCAGAAGTGAACTAGAATTGAACAAATACATGCAGCGTGATGCTGCGGCATTGTTATATGGCAATGCAGTTTCCGGTATTGTGATCTCTTTGATTACTTCTAGTTTTCTAGTCTTCATGTTCAGTAACCCATTAACCGACTCTTTTAAACACATGTGGTGGTGGGGGATGAGCATATTGCTTGTGCTCAGAATGGTTGATGTCATTATCTGGAAAACTAAACTGCAGCACACTGATTTTGATGGAGAAAAAGCGGTTAAGCGTTATATTACCGGTGTGAATCCTACAGCAATTATGTGGGCTATCTACTTAGTTTATATCACGAAATACAATAGCTCTGTCGAATTAACTACAACGCTTATAGCCATAGCTGCTATGGCTGGTGGTTCAGCTACGATACTTGCGGCTCATAAATACACCGCAATGTTTTATGCATTCATACTACTTTCTCCTGCCTCGATAGGCTTACTCTTATCCGATCAACATGCATTACAATTACTGGGTTTTTTGGGAGTTTCCTACAGTATCGTAATGCTTATTACTTCAAAGAAATCGGCAGATTTCACGCGAAATACCTTGTTTTTAAAAAATGAAAATAAGGTGTTAGTTCATCAAATGGAAGAAAAAGTTGAGCAGCGAACGAGAAAAATTTATGAACTCTCTAATCTTGATTCACTCACTGGATTATATAACCGAACCGCCTTTTTAAAACATTTAAAGACTGCGTTAGCTTCATCCAATAAACCTTTTGCACTGTTATTTATCGACTTAGACGGCTTTAAAAAAATAAATGATTCAATTGGTCATCAAGCTGGGGATCAAATTTTAAAAAAATCTGCTGAGCGTCTTAAACAGTGGTCTTTTGATACCAAGCTATTGTGTCGCTGGGGTGGTGATGAGTTTTTGATGGTACTAGCAGATACTGATGAAGTCAGCGCTGTTGGTGTATCTAAGCAACTGATAGAGGTACTATCTGCCCCTCATAATACTGAACATAGCGTTTTATCTGTCGGTGCAACTATAGGTATTGCATTATATCCTGAGCACGCAAAAACAGAAGATCGTCTTATTCAATCTGCCGATATGGCCATGTACTATCAGAAAAAACAAGCGCGTTCGACTGTTGGCGTATTCTCCAAACAAATGGATAAACTTTATTCTTATGAACTTCGTCTGAAAAATGAACTGACTCAATCGATTGAGAAAGAACAATTAAGACTCGTTTTTCAACCGATAATATCATCTAAAAATGATGAAGTTGTTGCTTTTGAAGCGCTGCTTCGTTGGCAACTCGATGAGGAAAATATCCCTCCGGATGATTTTATTAGTATTGCTGAGCAATACGGTTTAATACACAAAATCGGTGCGTGGGTACTAAGAAATGCATGTTTGCAAGCCAGCCAATGGAGTTCGGAACAACCGCTGTCAGTTTGTGTAAATGTTTCCGTGATTCAGCTACAAGATGAGAATTTTATAGCTATTGTTGATGATGCACTTTCAAACAGTACATTGCCTGGCGATTTGTTGCATATAGAAATAACCGAGTCGGTATTTGCTGCTGATACTAGTATCATATCAAACCAAATAAAACGACTTCAAGCTCGAAAAATTAAGGTTTCTATTGATGATTTTGGTACCGGATATTCTTCTCTTTCGGTTATCCAAGACTTAGCGATCAACATGGTTAAAATTGATCGTTCATTTGTGAATAAAATGAATACCAATGGTCATGCGATTATCTCAGCAGTAATGCATATCGCCTCATCGTTAGATTTCTTGGTTATTGCTGAAGGTGTGGAGACTGAAGCGCAAGCACGGGAATTACAGAAGTTAGGTGTGCATTTCCTTCAAGGCTATCATTATTCTAAGCCTATCGAAATTGAAGATATAGACAGTTATTTAACTAACATGACACTGGATAAGCAGTATTTACTTAACAAGTAA
- a CDS encoding bifunctional diguanylate cyclase/phosphodiesterase, whose protein sequence is MKSKVPSLISISPEASIALGNFTLAITEAVSEKEIYNKLAENLPKILQADRGSVTLITENKDEFEVFSLQGPEGMLSIGKYFSVDNSLAGLAVQQEKTIISKLNADRIEIDAQQLYQQDLLSIMNSPLQFSDRIIGTVNIGSYKENAYDSTSLELLTLVSTLVSNYLERQHLLEQAQIGVKQYKTYSKQLESLNHVAEELCAATNESEVFSIITRSASHIISAQRISYCVPNYKDKCFEIRSVFSENEVMKSATVDMENSALQFVLQSGSPQFFENLAVTNFTDHLILSKNGLCSGWSVPVRVKGEIVGLLNAASNVKINERAQQLGVIKMLSGIMGVTLSRVNLQEQLEHQACYDTLTGLPNRHQFNQRMELAITQDNPIPFTLLFIDLDRFKVVNDTMGHDVGDELLCRVTQRINQQIRKEDFAARHGGDEFVVLLLNKQSKAIADITSARIIKALKEPFQIDEHSIFIGASIGISYFPEHSKNSEELLKYADIAMYHAKKQGKSSFKLYSSRLSDKIHCRQKLETLLRLAVKNEELHLVFQPQINEDGVFAIEALLRWEDPELGVISADEFIPIAEESLLIEEITHWVINQSLQMIARLRLICPSVYVAVNISAKNCLYPEKLKHCILTGLNDANLPGSALELEVTENVFLQNVHNTNKLFKDLGHYGIRFAIDDFGTGYSSLTYLLNLPLNTLKIDRSFIQDIHCNKIKLGVVKGILVIAKSLSMNCLAEGVEIEAQKQCLEELGCNRFQGYYFSKPLREKDFLLYLKSDLLQKS, encoded by the coding sequence TTGAAATCTAAAGTACCATCACTTATATCTATCTCTCCTGAAGCATCCATTGCTTTAGGCAATTTTACGTTAGCAATTACTGAGGCTGTTTCTGAAAAAGAAATTTATAATAAACTAGCTGAAAATTTACCTAAGATACTACAAGCTGACAGAGGTAGTGTTACTTTAATAACAGAAAATAAAGATGAGTTTGAAGTCTTTTCCCTACAGGGACCTGAGGGAATGTTATCTATTGGAAAATACTTTTCCGTTGATAATTCGCTGGCAGGTTTAGCTGTACAGCAAGAAAAAACAATTATTTCTAAGCTAAATGCTGACCGCATAGAAATAGATGCTCAACAGCTTTATCAGCAAGACTTGTTATCAATTATGAATTCACCATTACAGTTTAGTGATCGTATAATAGGAACGGTGAATATAGGTAGTTACAAAGAGAATGCTTATGATAGTACTTCGTTAGAGCTGTTAACGTTAGTTAGTACGTTAGTCTCTAATTATTTAGAACGGCAACATCTACTTGAACAAGCTCAAATTGGCGTTAAGCAGTATAAAACCTATTCAAAACAGTTAGAGTCTCTTAACCACGTAGCTGAAGAGCTTTGTGCTGCTACGAATGAAAGTGAGGTTTTTTCTATTATCACTCGTTCGGCAAGTCACATTATTTCAGCACAAAGAATCAGTTATTGTGTGCCTAATTATAAAGATAAATGTTTTGAAATACGGTCAGTATTTTCTGAAAATGAGGTTATGAAGTCGGCTACTGTTGACATGGAAAACAGTGCATTACAATTTGTCTTACAATCAGGGAGCCCTCAATTTTTTGAAAATTTGGCTGTAACCAATTTTACTGATCATTTAATATTAAGTAAAAACGGTTTGTGTTCAGGCTGGAGTGTGCCTGTTCGAGTGAAGGGCGAAATTGTTGGTTTGCTAAATGCCGCTAGTAACGTGAAAATTAATGAAAGAGCTCAACAGCTCGGTGTTATAAAAATGCTTAGTGGAATTATGGGAGTGACATTAAGTCGAGTTAATTTACAAGAACAGTTAGAGCATCAAGCGTGTTACGACACACTGACAGGTTTGCCAAACCGGCATCAGTTTAATCAAAGAATGGAATTGGCAATTACCCAAGATAACCCTATACCTTTTACCTTGTTATTTATTGATTTAGACCGTTTCAAAGTGGTTAACGATACCATGGGGCACGATGTTGGAGATGAGTTATTATGTCGGGTTACTCAACGCATTAATCAACAAATAAGAAAAGAAGATTTTGCAGCTCGACATGGTGGTGATGAATTTGTCGTTCTATTGCTTAACAAGCAATCGAAAGCTATTGCTGATATCACTTCAGCCAGAATAATTAAAGCGCTTAAAGAGCCTTTTCAAATTGATGAACATAGTATTTTTATTGGTGCCAGCATTGGTATTAGTTATTTCCCAGAACATAGTAAAAATTCAGAAGAGTTACTTAAATATGCTGATATTGCGATGTATCATGCGAAAAAACAGGGAAAAAGCAGCTTTAAATTATATTCTAGCCGTCTTTCCGATAAAATTCATTGTCGGCAAAAGCTGGAAACTTTGTTGAGATTAGCCGTTAAAAATGAGGAATTACATTTAGTTTTTCAACCACAAATTAATGAAGATGGTGTCTTTGCTATTGAGGCTTTATTAAGGTGGGAAGACCCTGAATTGGGAGTTATTTCGGCTGATGAGTTTATCCCCATTGCAGAAGAAAGTTTATTAATAGAAGAAATCACTCACTGGGTTATTAATCAAAGTTTGCAAATGATTGCACGGTTAAGATTAATATGTCCGTCAGTTTATGTTGCGGTTAACATTTCGGCTAAGAATTGTTTGTATCCTGAAAAGTTGAAACATTGCATATTAACGGGGTTAAATGACGCTAATTTACCAGGCTCTGCACTTGAATTAGAAGTTACAGAAAATGTTTTTCTACAAAACGTACATAATACCAATAAGTTATTTAAGGACCTAGGTCACTATGGTATTAGATTTGCTATTGATGATTTTGGCACAGGTTATTCTTCATTAACTTATTTACTTAATTTACCGCTAAATACATTAAAGATTGATCGCTCATTCATTCAAGATATTCATTGCAATAAAATTAAGCTTGGTGTGGTTAAAGGTATTTTGGTTATAGCCAAGAGTTTATCAATGAATTGTCTTGCTGAAGGGGTAGAAATTGAGGCACAAAAACAGTGTCTTGAGGAGTTGGGGTGTAATCGTTTTCAAGGTTATTATTTTAGTAAGCCATTAAGGGAAAAAGATTTTTTATTATATTTAAAAAGTGATCTCTTACAGAAAAGCTAA
- the cobD gene encoding threonine-phosphate decarboxylase CobD, translating to MALLHGGQLQQVAKQYNIPPSDWIDVSTGIAPISYPIPIIPLSVWQQLPQQNPDLIAAAQQYYQCSQLMITNGSQAIIKALPALYRQKNAESQDVYLPERGYKEHAHAWKNAGYNLHFYQEFLPEMSEILPNSVLVIINPNNPTGQFFNGQVIAQYQERLKLINGLLVLDEAFIDVVPGNQSYYNQLENSHSLVLRSFGKFFGLAGIRIGFLVANGYWCGAFKELLGPWQINGPAQLIAQHALQDTSWQTRQKDTLTRLRIAQEHMLRQAFPQIILREINGCNLFLTLSFHQQDTAKKLYHLLCQQGVYCRLADEQDTLRFGITTEELLERLTLACRQAYQQLT from the coding sequence ATGGCATTACTTCATGGCGGGCAACTACAACAGGTGGCAAAACAATATAACATTCCGCCTAGCGATTGGATTGATGTATCGACAGGTATTGCGCCTATTAGTTACCCTATTCCAATTATACCATTAAGTGTTTGGCAACAATTACCACAACAAAACCCAGATCTGATCGCTGCAGCACAGCAGTATTACCAATGTTCACAACTTATGATTACCAATGGTAGTCAGGCAATAATTAAAGCTTTACCAGCGTTATATCGTCAAAAGAATGCAGAGAGTCAAGATGTTTACTTACCTGAACGAGGTTATAAGGAACACGCTCATGCATGGAAGAATGCCGGTTATAATTTACACTTTTATCAGGAGTTTCTTCCAGAAATGTCAGAGATATTGCCCAATAGTGTGTTGGTGATCATTAATCCTAATAACCCAACGGGACAGTTTTTTAATGGTCAGGTAATTGCTCAATACCAAGAACGATTAAAGCTAATTAACGGCCTGTTGGTTCTCGATGAAGCTTTTATTGATGTAGTACCAGGCAATCAATCTTACTATAATCAACTAGAAAACAGCCATAGTTTGGTATTACGCTCTTTTGGTAAATTCTTTGGTTTAGCTGGAATTAGAATTGGCTTTTTAGTAGCTAATGGTTATTGGTGTGGGGCATTTAAAGAATTGCTAGGCCCATGGCAAATCAACGGACCAGCGCAATTAATTGCACAACATGCCCTGCAAGATACAAGTTGGCAAACGAGGCAGAAGGATACATTAACACGACTTAGAATTGCTCAAGAGCACATGCTTAGGCAAGCATTCCCTCAAATCATTCTTCGAGAGATTAACGGTTGTAATTTATTTCTCACCCTAAGTTTTCATCAGCAAGATACAGCAAAAAAACTGTACCATTTACTTTGTCAACAAGGGGTCTATTGTCGACTCGCTGATGAGCAAGATACTCTTAGGTTTGGTATTACTACAGAAGAGCTACTTGAGCGTTTAACGCTTGCCTGTAGACAAGCTTATCAGCAATTAACGTAA
- a CDS encoding cobalamin biosynthesis protein CobD/CbiB: MSEFIANIYQQAITLLPDFATFITLLLALLLDKYLGEAKRFHYLVGFGWLAKKLETKLNPYQKKAQYQESNTGDKATLKAKLLGTLAWCLLVLPLPLIYFYQLNHLIWYWQVLLDASVIYLAIGLNSLHQHAMQVYKPLNAEDLTSARHFTGYLVSRDTSNLSEQEMSRATIESMLENGHDSVIASLLYYLIGGAPLVIIHRLANTLDAMWGYKNSRFNDFGYASARLDDLLGFISGKCCTLLYAIQGVKQGKIIKAIVNAYRQGNQYKSHNGGWVMAAGATVMSRQLGGSALYHGQTVNSVVLGCGSCVTTKDIPTSLLVVSRASLILVTLVLIIQLVCYLVY; the protein is encoded by the coding sequence ATGTCAGAATTTATCGCAAACATCTACCAGCAAGCCATAACGCTACTACCTGATTTTGCTACGTTCATTACCTTATTACTGGCGCTATTGCTTGATAAATATTTAGGTGAAGCAAAGCGTTTTCATTACTTAGTTGGTTTTGGTTGGTTAGCAAAAAAACTAGAGACTAAACTAAATCCTTATCAGAAAAAAGCTCAATATCAAGAGAGTAACACTGGCGATAAAGCTACTTTAAAAGCAAAGTTACTGGGTACTTTGGCTTGGTGCCTATTGGTTTTACCTTTGCCGCTGATTTATTTTTATCAGCTGAATCATCTAATATGGTATTGGCAAGTATTGCTCGATGCTAGTGTGATTTATCTAGCCATAGGTTTAAATAGCTTGCATCAACACGCTATGCAAGTATACAAGCCCCTTAACGCTGAAGACTTAACAAGCGCCAGGCATTTCACCGGGTATCTGGTAAGCAGAGATACCTCCAACCTGTCAGAGCAAGAGATGTCTAGAGCGACTATAGAGTCGATGTTAGAAAACGGTCATGACTCGGTTATCGCATCTTTACTTTACTACCTTATTGGGGGGGCGCCACTGGTAATAATACATCGATTAGCCAACACCTTGGATGCAATGTGGGGATATAAGAACTCACGTTTCAACGACTTTGGTTATGCCAGTGCTCGACTTGATGATTTACTCGGTTTTATTTCGGGTAAGTGTTGTACCCTGCTTTATGCCATTCAAGGAGTGAAACAAGGGAAGATCATTAAGGCTATCGTTAATGCCTATAGGCAAGGTAATCAATACAAAAGCCATAACGGTGGTTGGGTAATGGCTGCTGGTGCCACAGTGATGAGTAGACAATTAGGTGGCAGTGCGCTTTACCATGGACAAACTGTCAATTCTGTTGTCTTAGGTTGCGGTAGCTGTGTTACCACGAAAGACATCCCGACAAGTTTACTTGTGGTTTCTCGGGCCAGTTTAATATTAGTCACTTTAGTACTCATTATTCAGTTAGTTTGTTATTTGGTTTATTAG
- a CDS encoding histidine phosphatase family protein gives MKTTLYLARHGQTKWNKVQRFQGQLDSNLTQVGKQQSEQLALSLANQQIDLIVSSTLGRAVDSALICQRILNTPIARLNDLTERDLGSWQGQYIAAIKSDENYHEILHQFTEITPPSGESAISCGSRIYQALKELANNHCNKNILVIFHGEALRCFLAKLGHNSTDNAYELFDNACLLPLTYRHDDDSFQLAR, from the coding sequence ATGAAAACAACTTTATATTTAGCTCGTCATGGGCAAACAAAATGGAACAAAGTCCAACGTTTTCAAGGCCAATTAGATAGCAATCTGACACAAGTAGGTAAACAACAATCTGAACAGCTTGCCTTAAGCCTTGCCAACCAACAAATTGATTTAATTGTTTCATCAACCCTAGGACGTGCTGTTGATAGCGCTCTAATTTGCCAGCGCATATTAAATACTCCTATTGCACGTTTAAATGACCTCACGGAAAGAGATTTGGGGTCTTGGCAAGGGCAATATATTGCTGCCATTAAATCCGACGAAAACTACCATGAAATATTGCATCAATTTACCGAGATAACACCGCCAAGTGGCGAAAGTGCAATAAGCTGTGGATCACGTATTTATCAAGCACTTAAAGAATTAGCCAATAATCATTGTAATAAAAACATATTGGTTATTTTCCATGGTGAAGCGTTGCGCTGTTTTTTAGCTAAATTAGGCCATAACTCAACCGATAATGCCTATGAGTTATTCGATAATGCTTGTCTATTACCATTAACTTACCGCCATGATGATGATAGTTTTCAGCTAGCAAGATAA
- a CDS encoding cobyrinate a,c-diamide synthase — protein sequence MSSAKNKVIQNTAFQHKPEQQIGSGVMCSALVVAAPHSGSGKTTVTAAIARYHRVQGRKVTVFKVGPDFIDPMILRQASGELVYQLDLWLVGEQGCRALLHRAAMDSDLILIEGVMGLFDGTPSSADLAKYFNIPVLGVIDAKAMAQTFAAVTFGLAKFCEDLPFSGVIANRVNTERHAELLSVSLPKAFRFYGRIPKDDTITLPERHLGLVQAQELSDIDVQLDKAASHIANTGLTELPSQVEFFAQEDDNQENIIEGALAGTRIIIIRDSAFSFIYAANIAFLTQTGAELIYCSAMADVHLPDGDILYIPGGYPELYAEQLMNNVTFLSDIRAFSASNKPIVAECGGMLYLLEQLTDMEGQQFSMLGLMPGKATMQKKLAAIGSQWVPLPSFADAAEDSADNIMRGHSFHYSCAEIELEPSSQTTHHPSERAGEYVYQHNNILASYMHWYFPSNPSLTLRIFDKARYL from the coding sequence ATGTCATCAGCAAAAAATAAAGTAATTCAAAATACAGCATTCCAACATAAGCCAGAGCAGCAAATTGGCAGTGGTGTTATGTGTTCGGCCCTTGTTGTTGCCGCACCACATTCTGGCTCAGGTAAAACGACTGTAACAGCCGCAATAGCGCGTTATCATCGTGTTCAAGGGCGTAAAGTCACTGTGTTTAAAGTCGGTCCCGATTTTATTGACCCCATGATATTACGCCAAGCCAGTGGTGAGTTAGTGTATCAATTAGATTTGTGGCTTGTCGGGGAGCAAGGTTGTCGAGCTTTGCTGCATCGAGCGGCTATGGATTCAGATCTTATTTTAATTGAAGGTGTTATGGGGCTGTTTGATGGCACACCCAGCAGTGCCGATTTAGCTAAGTATTTTAATATCCCAGTACTGGGCGTAATTGATGCAAAAGCGATGGCACAAACCTTTGCTGCAGTGACCTTTGGTTTAGCAAAATTTTGCGAAGACTTGCCCTTTTCAGGCGTAATTGCAAATCGAGTAAATACCGAACGTCATGCAGAATTACTCAGTGTTAGTTTACCTAAAGCGTTTCGTTTCTATGGCAGAATTCCTAAAGATGACACCATAACATTACCCGAGCGTCATTTAGGTTTAGTGCAAGCACAAGAACTTAGTGATATTGATGTTCAGCTTGATAAAGCGGCCAGTCACATTGCTAATACCGGTTTAACAGAGTTACCGTCGCAAGTTGAGTTTTTTGCTCAAGAAGATGATAACCAAGAAAACATTATTGAAGGTGCATTAGCGGGTACGCGCATTATTATCATTAGAGATAGTGCTTTTAGCTTTATTTATGCCGCCAATATTGCCTTCTTAACGCAAACAGGAGCGGAATTAATTTATTGCTCGGCAATGGCTGATGTCCATTTACCTGATGGCGATATCTTATATATTCCAGGTGGCTACCCTGAGCTTTATGCCGAACAACTCATGAACAATGTAACTTTTCTTAGTGATATAAGAGCATTTTCTGCCAGTAATAAACCCATTGTTGCTGAATGTGGTGGCATGTTGTATTTGCTTGAACAGCTTACCGATATGGAAGGGCAACAGTTTTCAATGCTAGGTCTTATGCCGGGTAAAGCCACTATGCAGAAAAAACTTGCGGCCATTGGATCGCAATGGGTTCCTTTACCCTCATTTGCTGATGCTGCTGAAGATAGCGCAGACAACATTATGCGAGGGCATAGCTTCCATTACTCTTGCGCCGAGATTGAATTAGAGCCTAGCAGTCAAACTACTCATCATCCAAGTGAGCGTGCAGGCGAGTATGTTTACCAACACAACAATATTTTAGCTTCATATATGCATTGGTATTTCCCAAGCAACCCGAGTCTAACGTTACGAATTTTCGATAAAGCACGTTACTTGTAG